A genomic window from Scomber scombrus chromosome 18, fScoSco1.1, whole genome shotgun sequence includes:
- the LOC133999464 gene encoding oxysterol-binding protein-related protein 7-like, with protein sequence MDPQVCPPPLSSSQSMISILEKSPASGFKPGHSRNSSTGSSKHSKQSRHWEVMDDLQQMEQCAIQGSSLDLSIPGICEGYLMKRRKYPLKGWHKRYFLLEKGILKYSKSQQDIQRGKLHGSLDVSLAVMSINKKSRRIDMDAGDNLYHVKTKSHDLFYIWLTKLCAHRVYRKNEAMSVHHGVLHALSMGQSTLPAMSAYSQKNRTMPSHYASSASVYQPEMVSPPAPAVASHPPPPLGVTNKVSAWLQQTHDIDATSNDLARCQAEMTELAQLIQRLHWLEGGLPVTDVDLERRISMQHLSLEKPKKRIGKGVGHSRTLSRVEAMGGIFTSSHLSTNCGSVQSIPDYVYNQLSNPQVTSPEAKKLHQDICTVSHRVHSSLKSIYDVLTMERERLRQAWTGPDMRQNTSHQLATLCSTLSELDIQSHLTKVHSLSLSSDSSEESFCTVRADQRTPSTSRHIHRTPSVAESMAEYFDASEVIVCETSSEAEASDESGLSDITTTSTSEPEEGHATATLNYRASLNTASNQPSPVPTDTGRRTVLPAPGADNSHIGIMTILYNNIGKDLSRVSMPVALNEPVSLLQRLSEELEYSELLDIANTIDDPYERMVYVAVFSISGYAWASWRYRYKPFNPVLGETYESDREDRGFRYVSEQVSHHPPVSACHAESENFTFWQDQRWKNKFWGKSVEILSSGQVNVTLPKYGDHYEWNKAVTCIHNVLSQQRRMEHYGEVVIKNTQNDTCTCKITFVKSRYWSSDSSKNEVQGVVLDRAGEVVHRFGGLWHEGIFCDTLSTPKCIWKPNVQPDDYQQFYGFSRYAREQNELTPDLKTVLPPTDTRYRPDQRILEEGKLAEADKKKDEVEEKQRERRKEMAKKGEEHIPRFFRKSLDEAGREVWLSNGTYWKLRKDPGFANTENLDLW encoded by the exons ATGGACCCCCAGGTGTGTCCACCTCCTCTTAGTAGCAGCCAGTCGATGATAAGCATCCTGGAGAAGTCCCCAGCCAGTGGGTTCAAACCGGGTCACTCCCGGAACAGCAGCACCGGCTCCTCCAAACATTCAAAGCag TCTCGTCACTGGGAGGTGATGGACGACTTGCAGCAAATGGAACAGTGTGCAATTCAAGGCTCCTCTCTGGACCTCAGTATCCCAGGAATCTGTGAGGGCTActtgatgaagaggaggaaatacCCGCTCAAAGGCTGGCACAAG AGATACTTCCTGCTGGAGAAGGGAATTCTCAAGTACTCAAAGTCTCAGCAAGAT ATTCAGAGAGGAAAACTGCACGGCTCTCTGGATGTCAGCCTGGCTGTCATGTCCATCAACAAGAAGTCCAGACGCATTGACATGGACGCTGGAGACAACCTCTACCATGTCAAG ACAAAGAGTCATGATCTCTTCTACATATGGCTGACCAAGCTGTGCGCTCATCGTGTATACAGGAAAAACGAGGCCATGAGCGTCCATCACGGCGTACTTCACGCTCTCTCCATGGGTCAGAGCACCCTGCCAGCTATGTCCGCTTACTCTCAGAAAAACCGGACCATG CCGTCTCACTATGCCAGCTCAGCATCAGTGTATCAACCAGAGATGGTAAGCCCCCCCGCTCCAGCCGTCGCATCACATCCACCTCCACCTCTAGGAGTGACCAACAAGGTGTCTGCTTGGCTGCAGCAGACCCACGACATAGATGCAACCTCCAATG ATCTGGCTCGCTGTCAGGCAGAGATGACAGAGCTGGCCCAGCTCATCCAGCGACTCCATTGGCTGGAAGGAGGCCTACCCGTCACAGACGTAGATCTGGAGAGGCGAATCAGTATGCAG cATCTCTCCCTTGAGAAACCTAAGAAGAGGATAGGGAAAGGAGTCGGACACTCCAGGACCTTGTCCCGTGTTGAAGCCATGGGAGGAATA TTCACTTCCAGCCACCTGAGCACTAACTGCGGTTCAGTTCAGTCCATCCCAGACTACGTCTACAATCAGCTGTCCAACCCTCAGGTCACCTCACCTGAGGCCAAGAAGCTCCACCAGGACATCTGCACTGTTTCCCACAGAG TTCATTCTTCTCTCAAGTCCATTTATGATGTTTTGaccatggagagagagagactgaggcaGGCCTGGACCGGCCCAGACATGAGGCAGAACACCTCACATCAGCTCGCTACACTGTGCAGCACACTGTctgag CTTGACATACAGTCTCATCTGACCAAAGTCCACTCGCTTTCCCTGTCCTCTGACTCTTCTGAGGAATCCTTCTGCACTGTCCGTGCGGACCAG AGGACACCATCTACGAGTCGCCACATTCACCGCACACCCTCAGTGGCCGAGTCCATGGCCGAGTATTTCGACGCCAGCGAGGTGATTGTGTGCGAGACATCATCTGAGGCTGAAGCGTCGGATGAGTCAGGGCTGAGTGACATCACCACCACAAGCACTTCAGAGCCTGAGGAGGGACATG cCACTGCTACCCTTAACTACAGAGCCAGTCTGAATACCGCTTCTAACCAACCCAGCCCAGTGCCTACTGACACAG GTCGTCGCACAGTCCTCCCCGCCCCAGGAGCAGACAACAGCCACATCGGCATCATGACCATCCTGTACAACAACATTGGAAAGGACCTATCCAGAGTCTCCATGCCCGTCGCTCTCAATGAGCCGGTGTCTTTGCTGCAGAGACTCAGCGAAGAGCTGGAGTACTCCGAGCTGCTGGACATAGCCAACACAATTGACGATCCATATGAGAGAATG GTGTATGTGGCAGTGTTCTCCATCTCTGGATATGCCTGGGCATCCTGGAGGTATCGCTACAAACCCTTCAACCCTGTTCTAGGAGAAACGTACGAGAGCGACAGAGAAGACAGAGGCTTCCGCTACGTCAGCGAGCAG GTCAGCCATCACCCACCCGTCTCAGCCTGCCACGCAGAATCAGAAAACTTCACTTTCTGGCAAG ATCAGAGATGGAAGAACAAGTTTTGGGGGAAGTCAGTGGAGATCCTCTCTAGTGGACAGGTCAACGTTACCCTACCCAA GTACGGTGATCACTATGAATGGAACAAGGCTGTGACGTGTATTCACAATGTGCTGAGTCAGCAGCGCAGAATGGAACACTACGGCGAGGTCGTCATCAAGAACACACAGAACGACACCTGTACCTGCAAAATCACCTTCGTCAAG TCTCGGTACTGGAGCTCAGATAGCAGTAAAAACGAGGTCCAGGGTGTGGTTCTGGACCGGGCTGGAGAGGTAGTCCATCGTTTTGGAGGGCTCTGGCATGAGGGCATCTTCTGTGATACACTGTCTACACCAAAGTGCATCTGGAAGCCCA acGTGCAGCCTGATGACTACCAGCAGTTCTATGGCTTTTCTCGTTATGCCAGAGAACAAAACGAATTGACGCCTGACCTGAAGACCGTCCTCCCACCTACAGACACGCGCTACAGACCAGACCAGAG AATCCTGGAGGAGGGAAAGTTAGCAGAGGCAGATAAAAAGAAGGACGAGGTagaggagaagcagagggagaggaggaaggagatggCTAAGAAAGGAGAGGAGCACATCCCCAGGTTCTTCAG GAAATCTCTGGATGAAGCCGGCAGAGAAGTGTGGCTGTCCAACGGAACCTACTGGAAGCTCCGTAAAGACCCAGGCTTCGCCAACACGGAGAACCTGGACCTGTGGTAG
- the LOC133999095 gene encoding NACHT, LRR and PYD domains-containing protein 3-like: protein MTAVTEVLLETLDDLGDEELKIFKWFLQQAEILEDFPAIPKSRLEKADRLDTLDLIVQTYSEQSVEVIKKVLKKINRNDLVQSLSSISSESPYLLELQPDPPELIASYHCMLQSHLQNRFMCAQEGWTERVDKKHLDDVYIPLYVTYGSVVNITRQHEVSYIEMALREPEVTEKPVQPNDIFKHPSGKNTPVRTVLTSGIAGIGKTFLVHKFILDWAEGRANQHVHLTFPLTFRQLNLLKGRRFRFAELIHKCIRETRDIKEEDLNYIFKEIQASGNTNYDKSKFKLLFVLDGLDESRLQLNFTSNQTPITDVTQSIRVEVLLTNLIKGELLPSARLWITTRPAAASQIPLDLVDIMTEVRGFTDLQKEEYFRKRFRDEQMVDRIISHTKTSQSLHIMCHIPVFCWITATVFEDVLKTSERGELPKTLTELYTEFLAFQIRQTKEKYGKEKSIRYIQSLAKLAFHQLEKGNLIFYEKDLKECGIDLNEASVCSGVFTQIFKKEHRWKKVKDEDRMFSFVHLSIQEFLAAVYVVQSLVNRNKNVMEQQQLKFQSVQMLFSKPSVAEIHRTAIDKALQSPDGHLDLFLRFLLGLSLETNQKVLQGLLKQMISTTEANQETVQYIKEKIHENPSPERCINLFHCLNELNDHSLVEEIQQYLSSESLCIRKMSPAQWSALAFILLSSEKNLGVFDMRKYAASEEGLLRLLPVVKASTVFFLSGCNLSERSCETLASVLRSQSSSLRELDLSNNNLEDSGVNLLRPGLESPHCKLESLSLSGCNLSERSCEALASVLSSQSSSLKQLDLSNNNLEDSGVKMLCAGLENPHSILKTLRLNLCNLSERSCEALTSVLSLQSSSLRELDLSNNNLQHSGVKLLSPGLSSPHCRLGTLRLSGCLVTEEGCASLASALSSNPSHLRELDLSYNHPGDSGVMMLSAGLEDPQWRLDTLCVDHAGMRWLKSGLRKYACELTLDPNTAHRYLSLSEDKTTVTLVREEQSNPHHPEKFLHWKQVLCTDGLTGRCYWEVERKGWVSVGVTYRGIRRREETADCCLGLSDGSWSLCCSRDRYSAFHNDRRITVTHAPIVRVPERLAVYLDWPAGVLSFYRVSFDTLMHLHTFQSTFTEPLYPAFGFEYLNRSDSSVSLCQMEEGESSA from the exons ATGACGGCAGTTACGGAGGTACTCTTGGAAACACTGGATGATCTGGGCGATGAGGAGCTTAAGATCTTTAAGTGGTTCCTGCAGCAAGCTGAAATCCTGGAAGACTTCCCAGCCATCCCAAAGAGTCGTCTGGAAAAGGCTgacagactggacacactggaCCTGATTGTGCAGACCTACAGTGAACAGTCGGTGGAGGTGATCAAGAAAGTGTTGAAGAAGATCAACAGGAATGATCTGGTGCAGAGTTTGTCCAGCATCAGCTCAGAGTCTCCAT ATTTGCTGGAGCTACAACCTGACCCTCCAGAACTCATTGCATCATACCACTGCATGCTCCAATCACACCTCCAGAATAGGTTTATGTGTGCACAAGAAGGGTGGACAGAAAGGGTGGATAAAAAACACCTGGATGACGTCTACATACCACTTTACGTCACATATGGGAGTGTTGTAAACATCACCAGGCAGCATGAGGTCAGCTACATTGAGATGGCATTAAGAGAACCAGAGGTAACAGAGAAACCAGTCCAACCCAACGATATCTTCAAACATCCTTCTGGAAAAAACACACCAGTAAGAACAGTCCTGACCAGTGGGATTGCAGGAATCGGCAAAACATTCCTTGTACACAAGTTCATCCTGGACTGGGCAGAAGGAAGAGCCAATCAACATGTGCATCTTACATTCCCCCTGACCTTCCGACAGCTGAATTTACTGAAGGGTAGGAGGTTTCGTTTTGCAGAGCTCATTCACAAATGTATCAGGGAAACGAGAGACATCAAAGAGGAGGatcttaattacattttcaaagaaaTACAGGCTTCAGGAAACACCAACTATGATAAAAGTAAATTCAAACTTCTGTTCGTGCTAGATGGGCTGGATGAAAGTCGCCTTCAGCTCAACTTCACCAGTAACCAAACTCCCATTACTGATGTGACACAGTCAATTAGAGTAGAAGTCctgttgacaaacctcatcaagggggaactgcttccctctgctcgcctttGGATAACCACTCGACCAGCGGCGGCCAGTCAGATCCCTCTTGACTTGGTTGACATcatgacagaggtcagagggttcactgacctacagaaggaggagtacttcaggaagagattcagagatgagcaGATGGTCGACAGAATCATCTCCCACACCAAGACGTCAcaaagcctccacatcatgtgccacatcccggtcttctgctggatcactgctacagttttTGAGGACGTTTTGAAAACcagtgagagaggagagctaCCCAAAACTCTGACTGAATTGTACACAGAATTCTTGGCGTTTCAGATCAGACAGACAAAAGAGAAGTATGGCAAAGAGAAGAGCATCCGGTACATTCAGTCACTTGCAAAACTGGCTTTTCACCAGCTGGAGAAGGGGAACTTGATCTTCTATGAAAAAGATCTCAAAGAATGTGGTATTGATTTAAATGAAGCCTCGgtgtgctcaggagtgttcacacagatCTTTAAAAAGGAGCACAGGTGGAAGAAGGTCAAGGATGAGGATAGGATGTTCAGCTTTGTCCATCTGAGCATTCAGGAGTTTTTGGCTGCTGTTTACGTGGTGCAGTCACTTGTAAACAGGAACAAAAATGTGATGGAGCAACAACAACTCAAATTCCAAAGTGTGCAGATGCTTTTCAGCAAACCATCTGTAGCAGAGATCCACAGAACGGCTATTGACAAAGCCCTACAGAGTCCAGATGGACACCTGGATTTGTTCCTCCGATTCCTTCTGGGTCTCTCCCTGGAGACCAACCAGAAAGTCCTACAGGGCCTGCTGAAACAGATGATAAGTACTACAGAGGCCAATCAGGAAACCGTGCAGTATATCAAGGAAAAGATCCATGAGAATCCTTCTCCAGAAAGATGCATCAACCTCTTTCACTGTCTGAATGAGCTGAATGATCATTCTCTTGTGGAGGAGATCCAGCAGTACCTGAGTTCAGAAAGTCTCTGTATACGCAAaatgtctcctgctcagtggtcggCTCTGgccttcatcttactgtcatcagaaaaaaacCTGGGTGTGTTTGACATGAGGAAGTACGCTGCTTCAGAGGAGGGTCTCCTGAGGCTACTGCCAGTGGTCAAGGCCTCTACTGTATTCTT CTTGAGTGGCTGTAACCtgtcagagagaagctgtgaaaCTCTGGCCTCAGTTCTCAGATCGCAGTCCTCCagtctgagagagctggacctgagtaacaacaacctggaGGATTCAGGAGTTAATCTGCTCCGTCCTGGACttgagagtccacactgtaaaCTGGAATCTCTCAG CTTGAGTGGCTGTAACCTGTCAGAGAGAAGTTGTGAAGCTCTGGCCTCGGTCCTCAGCTCGCAGTCCTCCAGTCTGAAGcagctggacctgagtaacaacaacctggaGGATTCAGGCGTGAAGATGCTCTGTGCTGGATTGGAGAATCCACACAGTATACTGAAAACTCTCAG GTTGAATTTGTGTAACCtgtcagagagaagctgtgaagCCCTGACCTCAGTTCTCAGCTTGCAGTCCTCCAgcctgagagagctggacctgagtaacaacaacctgcagcattcaggagtgaagctgcTCTCCCCTGGATTGTCAAGTCCACACTGTAGACTGGGAACTCTCAG GTTATCAGGCTGCCTggtcacagaggaaggctgtgcttctctggcctcagctctaaGCTCCAACCCTTCCCACCTGAGAGaactggacctgagctacaatcatccaggagactctgGGGTGATGATGCTCTCTGCaggactggaggatccacagtggagactggacactctctg TGTGGACCATGCCGGAATGCGCTGGTTGAAATCTGGACTGAGGAAGT ATGCTTGTGAACTCACCCTGGACCCAAACACAGCACACcgttatctctctctgtctgaggACAAGACAACAGTGACtctggtgagagaggagcagtcTAACCCTCATCACCCAGAGAAATTCCTCCACTGGAAGCAAGTGCTGTGTACAGATGGTCTGACTGgccgctgttactgggaggtggagaggaAGGGGTGGGTGTCTGTGGGAGTGACTTACAGGGGAatcagaaggagagaggaaactgCTGACTGCTGCCTCGGGCTCAGTGACGGGTCTTGGAGTTTGTGCTGCTCTCGTGACCGTTACTCTGCCTTTCATAATGATAGGCGAATAACAGTCACACACGCTCCCATCGTACGTGTTCCTGAAAGACTGGCAGTGTATCTGGACTGGCCTGCTGGCGTCTTGTCCTTCTACAGGGTCTCCTTTGACACACTGATGCACCTCCACACCTTCCAatccacattcactgaaccccTCTATCCTGCATTTGGGTTTGAGTATCTGAATAGATCGgactcctctgtgtctctgtgtcagaTGGAAGAGGGAGAGTCATCTGCATAG